Proteins encoded within one genomic window of Candidatus Syntrophocurvum alkaliphilum:
- a CDS encoding 4Fe-4S binding protein, translating into MVKIAVASGKGGTGKTFLAMCLAQKLAEVDPIVLDTDVEEPNIGLFLQHNIVQTKNVSRPVPGIDYDKCTLCGECAEVCNFNALAVLADEITLFPELCHSCGACSYLCPENAINEIDYYIGSIEIAKLVHGGQIFTGRLKIGEAYSPPLINAVKDYATNASVVIMDCPPGTTCPMIEAIRGVDFCILAVEPTPFGLHDLNLALEAVHMLKIPCGLVINKWDGDEGVIKELKEKYNLPVLGKIPFSVELASAYAKGEDVFTILPELQEIIESLLDQVRSECRERNISY; encoded by the coding sequence GTGGTGAAAATAGCTGTGGCTAGTGGCAAAGGAGGGACAGGTAAAACCTTTCTTGCTATGTGTTTAGCCCAAAAATTAGCCGAAGTTGATCCAATAGTTTTAGATACAGATGTTGAAGAACCTAATATAGGATTATTTTTGCAACACAACATTGTACAAACTAAAAATGTTAGTAGACCGGTACCGGGAATTGATTATGATAAATGCACGCTATGTGGGGAGTGTGCTGAAGTATGTAACTTCAATGCATTGGCAGTTTTGGCGGATGAAATTACTCTTTTCCCAGAATTGTGTCATTCATGTGGAGCATGTTCTTATTTGTGTCCTGAAAATGCAATAAATGAAATTGACTATTACATTGGTTCTATTGAAATAGCGAAGCTTGTGCATGGAGGGCAGATATTTACTGGTAGGCTGAAAATTGGTGAGGCTTACAGCCCGCCATTAATAAATGCTGTTAAAGATTATGCTACTAACGCCTCAGTGGTTATAATGGATTGTCCACCAGGTACAACATGTCCAATGATTGAAGCTATAAGAGGAGTTGATTTTTGTATATTAGCAGTTGAACCTACTCCTTTTGGTCTTCATGATTTAAACTTAGCCTTAGAAGCAGTGCATATGTTAAAAATTCCATGTGGCTTAGTAATTAATAAATGGGATGGTGATGAAGGCGTAATTAAAGAACTAAAAGAAAAATATAATTTACCTGTTTTGGGAAAAATCCCATTTAGTGTCGAGTTAGCAAGCGCTTATGCCAAGGGTGAAGATGTTTTTACCATTCTACCAGAATTACAAGAGATTATAGAAAGCCTATTGGACCAAGTGAGGAGCGAATGCCGTGAAAGAAATATTAGTTATTAG
- a CDS encoding NifB/NifX family molybdenum-iron cluster-binding protein — MILALPKEGALICQHFGHCEEFALYNIDSGELKIIKSPGHIPGQLPKFLKEQGTNVVIAGGMGERAQILFDSEGIEVIVGIKGEIEEAIKKYLNNELQSTGAVCKEHEHAGDCHS; from the coding sequence ATGATATTAGCATTGCCGAAAGAAGGAGCCTTAATATGTCAGCACTTTGGACATTGTGAAGAATTTGCATTATACAATATTGATTCAGGGGAGTTAAAAATCATAAAAAGTCCAGGACATATACCGGGGCAACTACCAAAGTTCTTAAAAGAGCAGGGAACTAATGTAGTTATAGCAGGAGGTATGGGAGAAAGAGCTCAAATTTTATTTGATTCTGAAGGAATAGAAGTAATAGTAGGGATTAAAGGGGAAATAGAAGAGGCAATTAAAAAATATTTAAATAATGAGTTGCAAAGTACTGGTGCAGTGTGTAAAGAACATGAACATGCAGGTGATTGTCACTCCTAA
- a CDS encoding NifB/NifX family molybdenum-iron cluster-binding protein yields MSKIAVCSSGDSLNGQIDGRFGRCAYFIIGDLESNNFESIPNNAGNSKQGAGIQAAQIVVDKGVKAVISNRVGAKAFAALQKAGIKVYIPKAEESIKANVEKYKTNELEEMLQANN; encoded by the coding sequence ATGAGTAAAATAGCTGTTTGTAGTTCAGGGGATAGTTTAAATGGTCAAATTGATGGAAGATTTGGTAGATGTGCCTATTTTATTATTGGGGATTTAGAAAGCAACAATTTTGAATCAATTCCTAATAATGCTGGTAATAGTAAACAGGGAGCAGGAATTCAAGCAGCACAAATAGTAGTTGATAAAGGCGTAAAAGCTGTAATATCCAATCGTGTGGGAGCAAAAGCGTTTGCAGCATTACAAAAAGCTGGGATAAAGGTTTATATACCAAAAGCTGAAGAATCCATAAAAGCTAATGTAGAGAAATACAAAACTAATGAATTAGAAGAAATGCTTCAAGCAAATAATTAA
- a CDS encoding DUF134 domain-containing protein translates to MSRKRRCRRIVNEPGVNFFKPQGISMQQLEDIAVYYEEIEAIRLKDYLGLEQEECANVMKVSRQTFQRILADARKKIADALINGKAIKIQGGNYCLGKGYCRREERYLQPYEDCVNESKDGGVYKDE, encoded by the coding sequence TTGTCAAGGAAAAGGAGATGTAGACGTATTGTTAATGAACCCGGAGTTAACTTTTTTAAACCTCAAGGAATATCTATGCAACAATTAGAGGATATAGCAGTCTATTACGAAGAAATAGAAGCTATCAGACTAAAAGATTATTTGGGTTTAGAACAGGAGGAATGTGCAAATGTAATGAAGGTTTCAAGACAGACTTTTCAGCGCATTTTGGCAGATGCCCGAAAAAAGATTGCAGATGCTTTGATTAATGGAAAAGCCATAAAGATTCAAGGTGGCAATTATTGTTTAGGTAAAGGGTATTGCCGTAGGGAGGAACGCTATTTACAGCCTTATGAAGATTGTGTAAATGAATCAAAGGATGGAGGTGTTTACAAAGATGAGTAA
- a CDS encoding DUF4013 domain-containing protein: MDIRSYIKFPLNDREWGKKIVIGGLLSIIPIINLLVLGYYIRCIKLGMSNSYTLPQWNEWGELFNDGLYSFLITIVYLLLPILLSAALFNIPFVGVLLSIVITIFAGMMIFFALASYSVNKNFADAFDFQQVYKKLSEKMDRFIFPYLAFVLLSYIGSSLVLAIPFAGAIAILLVFYVGIVFSHYVGTVY, encoded by the coding sequence ATGGATATAAGAAGCTATATCAAATTTCCACTAAATGATAGGGAATGGGGAAAGAAAATAGTTATTGGAGGTCTTTTATCAATCATTCCTATTATAAATCTTTTGGTATTAGGTTATTATATAAGGTGCATAAAACTAGGGATGAGTAATAGTTATACCTTACCTCAATGGAATGAGTGGGGTGAACTTTTTAATGACGGACTTTACTCATTTCTTATTACTATTGTTTATCTTCTATTGCCTATTTTATTAAGCGCTGCTTTGTTTAACATTCCATTTGTAGGAGTTTTATTGTCTATAGTTATTACTATTTTTGCAGGTATGATGATATTTTTTGCTCTTGCTAGTTACTCAGTGAACAAAAATTTTGCAGATGCTTTTGACTTCCAACAGGTGTACAAAAAATTATCTGAGAAAATGGATAGGTTTATATTCCCTTACTTAGCATTTGTTTTACTTTCGTATATTGGCTCAAGCTTAGTATTAGCTATTCCCTTTGCAGGAGCTATCGCTATATTGTTAGTTTTTTATGTAGGGATTGTTTTTTCACATTATGTAGGTACAGTTTATTAA
- a CDS encoding GIY-YIG nuclease family protein, whose product MVYVYIVECSDKTLYTGYTVDIEKRIKQHNIGKASKYTRGRKPVNLVYLESFTSKSEALKRENKIKSMTREEKLNIISLYLSKLI is encoded by the coding sequence TTGGTATATGTTTATATAGTGGAATGTAGTGATAAAACACTATATACCGGATATACAGTTGATATAGAAAAAAGAATAAAACAACATAATATTGGAAAAGCAAGTAAATATACTAGAGGTAGAAAGCCGGTAAATTTAGTATATTTGGAGTCTTTTACTAGTAAAAGTGAGGCTCTAAAAAGAGAGAATAAGATTAAGTCGATGACACGTGAAGAGAAGCTAAATATTATTAGCTTATATTTATCAAAATTAATTTAA
- a CDS encoding pyruvate, water dikinase regulatory protein: MEEKIHVFAVSDSVGETAERIAVASAIQFAIDRNITRFSRVNKEEKVEDVVEKAVKEDAIIVYTLIKPQLSRLMDEKANEKGIIAINALEPLLEAIKDKTNLEPSYKTGLMHQKDEHYFNRIEAIEWTIDHDNGQNLETIHEADLIILGLQRTSKTPLSTHLANLGLKVANFNIELEKDIPDEIIALKGKVPMVGLTIDPDTLIELRKEKFESCDLPVDIDSLEQLVAEELDNAYRIYKKFKCLVIDVTLDDIEEIGNTITHKFKLPLKVSHSRL, translated from the coding sequence ATGGAAGAAAAGATTCATGTTTTTGCGGTTTCAGATTCGGTAGGAGAAACTGCTGAGAGAATAGCGGTAGCATCTGCGATACAGTTTGCAATTGATCGTAATATAACTCGTTTTTCTAGAGTTAATAAAGAAGAAAAGGTAGAAGATGTTGTTGAAAAAGCTGTTAAGGAAGATGCTATTATTGTTTATACTTTAATTAAACCTCAATTATCTAGATTAATGGATGAAAAAGCTAATGAGAAAGGTATTATAGCAATTAACGCATTAGAACCATTGCTAGAAGCAATTAAAGATAAAACTAATCTAGAGCCATCATATAAAACAGGTCTTATGCATCAAAAAGATGAGCATTATTTTAATCGTATAGAAGCAATAGAATGGACAATAGATCATGATAATGGTCAAAACTTAGAAACAATACACGAAGCTGATTTAATTATACTTGGTTTACAACGTACATCAAAAACACCACTTTCTACCCATCTTGCAAATTTAGGTTTGAAAGTAGCTAATTTCAATATCGAATTAGAAAAAGATATACCTGATGAAATTATAGCACTTAAAGGTAAAGTGCCAATGGTAGGATTAACTATAGATCCAGATACACTAATAGAATTACGTAAAGAAAAGTTTGAAAGTTGTGATTTGCCAGTAGATATTGATTCACTAGAACAATTAGTAGCTGAAGAGTTAGATAATGCTTATAGAATATATAAAAAGTTTAAATGTTTAGTTATAGATGTAACATTAGATGATATAGAAGAGATAGGTAATACCATAACTCATAAATTTAAACTACCGTTAAAGGTTTCTCATAGTAGATTATAA
- a CDS encoding S8 family peptidase — MRIKKYKHIIKGVYEDTLDIRPWSPPGVSLIAARRIWPSTRGENTVVAVLDTGIDYTHPDLEKNIIDGISFIRDEKDYMDYDGHGTHIAGTIAANKKLLGVAPETKILAVKVLNRYGIGSFQDITNGIRWVRNWRGEKGEVVNIINLSLGSSIPNTAMHKEIKKAYESGISIVCAAGNDSDIDNEVSIINFPAYYQESISVGAVDIKTNYANFSNTNDMIDLVAVGVDTYSTYPGGKYTFLSGTSMAAPHISGALALIYSRFFKRFKMYPSPEWVKLLLHFQSIDLGESGFNELVGYGLFSFNPDGGKNINFIANEKRYCINDKTKLLKSAPLLYQGDLYLPIQNLSDILSSDSNYLNEQKDKLEVYT; from the coding sequence ATGAGAATTAAAAAATATAAACATATAATAAAGGGTGTTTATGAAGATACTCTTGATATAAGACCATGGAGTCCACCTGGTGTTTCTCTAATAGCTGCTAGAAGAATTTGGCCCTCCACTCGTGGTGAAAATACAGTTGTTGCAGTACTAGATACCGGTATTGACTATACACATCCCGATTTAGAAAAAAATATTATTGATGGAATTAGTTTTATCAGAGATGAAAAAGATTATATGGATTATGATGGACATGGAACACATATAGCTGGGACAATTGCCGCGAATAAAAAGTTATTAGGAGTAGCACCAGAAACAAAAATTTTAGCTGTAAAGGTTTTAAATCGATATGGGATAGGTTCATTTCAAGATATAACTAATGGAATAAGGTGGGTTAGAAATTGGAGGGGGGAAAAAGGAGAAGTAGTTAATATAATTAATTTAAGCTTAGGTAGTTCAATTCCTAACACTGCAATGCACAAAGAAATTAAAAAAGCCTATGAATCTGGTATTAGTATTGTGTGTGCAGCAGGCAATGATAGTGATATAGATAATGAGGTGAGCATAATTAACTTTCCTGCCTATTACCAAGAAAGTATCTCTGTTGGGGCAGTTGATATAAAAACTAATTACGCTAACTTTAGTAACACAAATGATATGATTGATTTGGTAGCCGTAGGCGTTGATACCTATTCAACCTATCCGGGAGGCAAATATACATTTCTTTCGGGCACATCTATGGCAGCTCCACATATTTCTGGAGCTCTAGCACTTATTTATTCACGCTTTTTTAAACGTTTTAAAATGTATCCATCACCAGAATGGGTAAAATTATTACTCCATTTCCAAAGCATAGATTTAGGAGAAAGTGGTTTTAATGAATTAGTGGGTTATGGGTTATTCAGCTTTAATCCAGATGGTGGTAAGAACATTAATTTTATAGCTAATGAAAAAAGGTATTGCATTAACGATAAAACAAAACTATTAAAATCAGCACCCCTTTTATATCAAGGTGACCTATATTTACCGATACAAAATCTAAGTGATATACTAAGTAGTGATAGTAATTATTTAAATGAACAAAAGGATAAATTGGAAGTATACACCTAG
- a CDS encoding transglycosylase domain-containing protein: protein MKIISKIAVMIAGVVIFVLFFFIGASITQTTPRLILMATGINDWEYIPKEQSIIYYNDETEMERIGYKRLYSDEFPQFMKDAIVAVEDRRFYQHLGFDAKGIGRALWMNIQTGTKAEGGSTITQQLSRTVFLTQERTYTRKIKEIFIATALEEKFSKDEILNIYLNEIYMGRGSSGMGAAARYYFAKDVMDLNRAQITMLVGIIQAPEFYNPENNFEGVRSRQQTVINILVDDGILSEEEGKKIAVQDLNIIPRESIQTKHPYYMAYLTSILEKDIDNEQLHRGGLKIYTTINSQMQNTAETTVKNHANQIKNRGIDANDIALVSIDPRNGSIRAMVGGVDFSRSQINMAVRPRQPGSAIKPLYYAAAMEHLLIEPDSVVNNKETDFGDYRPVNYSAAAPEEVSIREALVRSHNVASVEILSKLGVNRAVSYLREMNITSIEEDDIHLALGLGGMTKGISPLQLTSAYTIFPNKGQLVKAYTIKRIEDEDGRQLYMHRNQSKNIIRSNTATQMDSLLRNVVDYGTGTAAQIPITSGGKTGTTTDSRDLWYVGYTSELVTSLWVGNTDNRAITGFGVSGGGVAAPIFRDYMNTLYWLNIFEERPSPVLPSEEAHEEEDEIIDIEDETEENEDEIEEAIEDEIEEELEDIEDELYDEFEDIEEEFEDIEDEINNEIEDEENQIDNEIENLVVL from the coding sequence ATGAAAATTATATCGAAAATAGCCGTGATGATAGCGGGAGTAGTAATTTTCGTTTTATTTTTTTTTATAGGGGCATCTATTACGCAAACTACACCCCGTCTAATACTAATGGCAACGGGAATTAATGACTGGGAATATATACCTAAGGAACAAAGCATTATTTATTATAATGATGAAACTGAGATGGAGAGAATTGGTTATAAGCGTTTATATAGTGATGAATTTCCACAGTTTATGAAGGATGCAATTGTTGCTGTAGAAGATAGGAGGTTTTATCAACACTTAGGTTTTGATGCTAAGGGTATTGGTAGAGCCTTATGGATGAACATACAGACAGGGACAAAGGCGGAAGGTGGTAGCACAATTACGCAACAGTTATCTAGAACAGTTTTTTTAACGCAAGAGAGAACCTATACTAGAAAAATTAAAGAAATATTTATTGCTACAGCTTTAGAAGAGAAGTTTTCAAAGGATGAAATACTAAATATTTATTTAAATGAAATATATATGGGGCGCGGTTCTTCTGGTATGGGAGCTGCTGCGCGCTATTATTTTGCTAAGGATGTTATGGATTTAAATCGTGCTCAAATAACAATGTTAGTTGGTATAATTCAAGCTCCAGAATTTTATAATCCCGAAAATAATTTCGAAGGTGTTAGAAGTAGACAACAAACTGTAATAAATATACTTGTTGATGATGGAATTTTATCTGAAGAAGAAGGAAAAAAAATAGCTGTACAAGACCTAAACATAATTCCTCGAGAGTCGATTCAAACTAAACACCCTTATTACATGGCTTACTTAACTTCGATATTAGAAAAGGATATTGACAATGAACAACTTCATCGTGGTGGGCTGAAAATATATACAACAATAAATAGTCAGATGCAAAATACTGCTGAAACTACTGTTAAAAATCATGCTAACCAAATTAAAAATCGTGGTATAGATGCTAATGATATAGCTCTAGTATCTATTGATCCAAGGAATGGTAGCATTAGAGCTATGGTAGGAGGGGTAGATTTTAGTCGAAGCCAAATTAATATGGCAGTAAGACCTAGACAACCAGGATCTGCAATTAAACCACTTTATTATGCTGCTGCAATGGAACATCTATTAATTGAGCCTGATAGTGTAGTTAATAATAAAGAAACAGACTTTGGAGACTATAGACCAGTAAATTATAGTGCTGCAGCTCCGGAAGAGGTATCTATAAGAGAGGCTTTAGTTAGATCACATAATGTAGCATCAGTAGAAATACTAAGTAAGTTAGGGGTTAATAGAGCGGTATCCTATTTAAGAGAAATGAATATAACTTCTATAGAAGAAGATGATATACATCTAGCTTTAGGATTAGGTGGTATGACTAAAGGTATATCGCCACTTCAGTTAACTTCTGCATATACTATATTTCCTAACAAAGGACAGTTGGTTAAAGCATATACAATAAAAAGAATAGAGGATGAAGATGGTAGACAGCTATACATGCATAGAAATCAATCAAAAAATATTATCCGTAGTAATACTGCAACACAAATGGATAGCCTCTTAAGGAATGTGGTTGACTATGGAACGGGAACTGCTGCACAAATTCCAATAACTAGTGGTGGAAAAACTGGAACTACAACTGATAGTCGAGATTTATGGTATGTAGGATATACATCTGAATTAGTAACTTCTTTATGGGTAGGTAATACTGACAACAGAGCAATAACTGGATTTGGTGTATCTGGAGGTGGGGTTGCAGCCCCAATATTTAGAGATTATATGAATACCTTATACTGGTTAAATATATTTGAAGAAAGACCATCACCAGTGCTACCTTCTGAAGAAGCACATGAGGAAGAAGATGAAATAATAGATATTGAAGATGAAACTGAAGAAAATGAAGATGAAATTGAAGAAGCTATTGAAGATGAAATTGAAGAAGAGCTTGAGGATATAGAGGATGAACTATATGATGAGTTTGAAGATATTGAAGAAGAGTTTGAGGATATAGAAGACGAAATAAATAATGAAATTGAAGATGAAGAAAATCAAATTGATAATGAAATAGAAAATTTGGTTGTGTTGTAA
- the minD gene encoding septum site-determining protein MinD: MEKKMTDSQVIVVTSGKGGVGKTTTVANISTGLARLDFKVVVLDLDIGLKKLDLILGLENRVIYDIVQVIEGECSLRQALVKDKRFPSLYMLPAAQSRNKNDITSEQVINICDQLREDFDYIIIDCPAGIEQGFNNSIAAADRALLITNPEVSAVRDADRIIGILESSGFTDIKLIVNRIEPEMVKKGNMLSIEDLLEHLYIELIGIVPEDKNVIISTNNGEPIILNNRTSAGLAFSNIARRITGEDVEFLTMETDSFWTKLKRNLFVSK; the protein is encoded by the coding sequence ATGGAAAAGAAAATGACTGACAGTCAAGTGATAGTTGTAACCTCTGGTAAAGGAGGCGTTGGAAAAACAACTACTGTAGCAAATATCAGCACCGGTTTAGCTAGATTGGATTTTAAAGTAGTAGTATTAGACTTAGATATAGGATTAAAAAAACTTGATTTAATACTTGGGTTAGAAAACCGCGTTATTTACGATATAGTACAAGTAATAGAAGGGGAGTGCTCATTAAGGCAAGCCTTAGTAAAAGATAAACGATTCCCATCTTTATATATGCTCCCCGCTGCTCAAAGCCGTAATAAAAATGATATTACATCAGAGCAGGTAATAAATATATGTGATCAACTAAGAGAAGATTTTGATTATATTATTATTGATTGTCCAGCTGGAATTGAGCAAGGCTTTAATAACTCTATCGCGGCTGCTGATAGAGCATTACTAATAACAAACCCTGAAGTTTCCGCTGTTAGAGATGCAGATAGAATTATTGGAATACTTGAATCTAGTGGATTTACTGACATAAAGCTAATCGTTAATAGAATTGAACCAGAAATGGTTAAAAAGGGAAATATGTTAAGTATTGAAGACCTTTTAGAACATTTGTATATAGAGCTAATAGGTATTGTTCCTGAAGACAAAAATGTAATTATTTCAACCAATAATGGAGAACCAATTATATTAAATAATCGCACCTCTGCTGGATTGGCATTTTCTAACATAGCTCGTCGTATAACTGGTGAAGACGTTGAATTTTTAACGATGGAAACTGACAGCTTTTGGACAAAGCTTAAGCGCAACTTATTTGTAAGCAAATAA
- the minE gene encoding cell division topological specificity factor MinE gives MIEFLKKFSKGKDSSRTKANQRLRLVLSHDRLGASSALMDNLKEEIIQVIAKHVEIDGTPQVNFISKGKHSALDINIPLKGR, from the coding sequence ATGATAGAATTTCTCAAAAAATTTTCTAAAGGAAAAGACTCTAGTCGTACAAAAGCAAATCAAAGATTAAGATTAGTTCTAAGCCATGACCGATTAGGGGCTTCTTCTGCTTTAATGGATAATCTAAAAGAAGAGATAATTCAAGTAATAGCTAAACACGTCGAAATAGACGGCACACCACAGGTTAACTTTATTTCTAAAGGCAAACACTCTGCATTAGACATAAACATCCCTTTAAAAGGTAGGTAA
- the minC gene encoding septum site-determining protein MinC, whose amino-acid sequence MALVNIKGINGNLVFIFESGSIDEIKTYLKNKFDETPNLFKGSPVVFTGNALNDLSLEEVISLQKMCLDHGMVLNNTQNIKTSKHKSNEKHQFIYKTIRSGQKIHSQGSLVIWGDVHESAEVTAGGDIIILGKLKGIAHAGIYGDMESIIFALNFNPSQIRIANKISRNSDEEIDRNTSEIAFLEDGSICVKPYNSRNNNTKNM is encoded by the coding sequence TTGGCACTTGTAAACATAAAAGGAATTAACGGCAATTTAGTATTTATATTTGAAAGCGGAAGTATAGATGAAATAAAAACTTATTTAAAAAATAAATTTGATGAAACTCCTAATTTATTCAAAGGTTCTCCAGTTGTTTTTACAGGTAATGCCTTAAATGATTTAAGTTTAGAAGAAGTTATTTCATTGCAAAAAATGTGCTTAGATCATGGAATGGTTTTAAATAATACTCAAAATATAAAAACTTCTAAACACAAATCTAATGAAAAACATCAATTTATATATAAAACTATCAGAAGTGGGCAAAAAATACATAGTCAAGGATCACTAGTTATTTGGGGAGATGTTCACGAAAGTGCTGAAGTTACTGCTGGAGGAGACATAATAATACTAGGTAAATTAAAAGGTATTGCTCATGCAGGTATTTATGGTGATATGGAAAGTATTATTTTTGCATTAAACTTTAATCCAAGCCAAATACGAATAGCGAATAAAATATCACGTAATTCTGATGAAGAAATTGATAGAAACACTTCAGAAATTGCTTTTTTAGAAGATGGTAGTATATGTGTAAAACCTTATAATTCAAGAAACAATAACACTAAAAACATGTAA
- a CDS encoding DUF1657 domain-containing protein, which produces MTVGTQFQQAIAGLQSASSQMKIFALEVQDQQVKNEFNKYAQDLDTMLKQMKKRQNYIEEQEPQYKQ; this is translated from the coding sequence ATGACAGTAGGAACACAATTTCAACAAGCAATTGCCGGTCTTCAAAGTGCTTCATCTCAAATGAAAATTTTTGCCTTAGAGGTTCAAGATCAACAAGTAAAAAACGAATTTAACAAGTATGCTCAAGATTTAGATACTATGCTAAAGCAAATGAAAAAAAGGCAAAACTATATTGAGGAACAAGAACCTCAATACAAGCAATAG
- the spoVAE gene encoding stage V sporulation protein AE — protein MDVAKLTPAHTMVTLVVSGAVLGGFGLYEPLIEFAGAGASVPISSFGNSLVQGALAEADRNGIIGVLTGIFEVTSAGISAAIIFGFIAALLFKPKG, from the coding sequence ATGGATGTAGCAAAACTAACACCTGCACATACTATGGTTACATTAGTTGTAAGTGGTGCAGTTCTTGGAGGGTTTGGGTTATATGAACCCTTAATAGAATTTGCGGGAGCAGGAGCTTCAGTGCCAATTAGTAGTTTTGGTAATTCACTAGTACAAGGCGCCTTAGCTGAAGCAGATAGAAATGGCATTATAGGGGTATTAACTGGAATTTTTGAAGTAACAAGTGCAGGTATATCAGCAGCTATAATCTTTGGATTTATAGCAGCTTTACTCTTTAAGCCTAAGGGTTAA
- the spoVAD gene encoding stage V sporulation protein AD, whose amino-acid sequence MLTGYQSWVFDNKPIIKGAAAVGGPFEAKGNLADDFDILHDDIWLGQDSFEKAEKKLLEQACEKALDKAGVSKNDVQLFFSGDLMNQIISSSFTARTLAVPYIGVFGACSSSMLSLSLAATMVNCGAANYALAGTSSHNGAAEKQFRYPTEYGAQKPPTAQWSVTGAGAALVSQEGDGPKITTATIGKVVDMGISDPFNMGGAMAPAAVDTIQAHFRDLNRDHTYYDLIVTGDLGRVGFNIASDLLKKHKVELPDEKFNDCGLMIYRQDQPVFAGASGCACSATVTYGHLLKQMKKGKLKKILVVATGALLSPMSYQQKESIPCVAHAVAIEA is encoded by the coding sequence GTGTTAACAGGATATCAGTCGTGGGTTTTTGATAACAAACCAATTATTAAAGGAGCAGCAGCTGTTGGGGGACCCTTTGAAGCCAAAGGAAATCTTGCCGATGATTTTGATATACTCCATGATGATATATGGTTAGGACAAGATAGCTTTGAAAAGGCAGAAAAGAAACTTTTGGAACAGGCGTGTGAAAAAGCTCTAGATAAGGCTGGAGTTTCAAAAAATGATGTTCAGTTATTTTTTTCCGGAGACTTAATGAATCAGATAATATCCTCTAGTTTTACTGCACGTACTTTAGCAGTCCCTTATATAGGTGTATTTGGTGCTTGTTCTAGTTCGATGCTAAGTTTATCGTTAGCCGCTACCATGGTAAATTGTGGAGCTGCTAATTATGCATTAGCAGGTACTTCTTCACATAATGGTGCAGCTGAAAAGCAATTTAGATATCCTACCGAATATGGTGCTCAAAAACCACCTACAGCTCAATGGAGTGTTACTGGGGCAGGAGCTGCTTTAGTTAGCCAAGAAGGAGATGGGCCTAAAATAACAACTGCAACAATAGGGAAGGTAGTTGATATGGGCATCTCAGATCCATTTAATATGGGGGGAGCTATGGCACCTGCAGCAGTAGATACTATCCAAGCTCATTTTAGAGATTTAAATAGAGATCATACCTATTATGATTTAATCGTAACTGGTGATTTAGGAAGAGTTGGTTTTAATATTGCTTCTGACTTGTTAAAAAAACATAAAGTTGAACTACCGGATGAGAAATTCAATGATTGTGGATTAATGATATATAGACAAGACCAACCGGTATTTGCGGGCGCAAGTGGCTGTGCATGTTCTGCTACAGTAACTTATGGTCATTTACTAAAACAGATGAAAAAAGGAAAGCTTAAAAAAATCTTAGTAGTTGCAACTGGAGCCCTATTATCACCAATGTCGTATCAACAAAAAGAAAGTATTCCTTGTGTAGCTCATGCAGTAGCAATAGAGGCTTAA